One window of the Daphnia magna isolate NIES unplaced genomic scaffold, ASM2063170v1.1 Dm_contigs096, whole genome shotgun sequence genome contains the following:
- the LOC123466420 gene encoding uncharacterized protein LOC123466420 — translation MKRDARQTRSQPGNHVGIGRGRGRPINFENCSSGPVVGEAQACQRPPNPSGRATFHRKRSVSPLPGVSNNYHHGTPKPAEDQALNKSAKKVVKKTSNPTVKAAVNSSAKSAVNSSAKSVSKAGSKSNHPKPSLSPDMFDASPSQPQQPCPSDDDANAQQIELSNSRDSSSDSSKEYLPQKYNREDDDGTGDEEASDVDQQTGFAENDRDIPTSNFSSTPKTNINKRRSRLEFGHDEDDQSEAAPQHEKIRIEFNQDSLLKLFQMLPKMHSTMNEVLRRQENMMRHLKMLDQKMEAITSKLAGVTNNAGPSESEQVARLLLKLPLNSVNEMTEFVGEINDAIADKSITIGYLRNALKLEGGSTAEKLTINILKAVVSLELARKFTYFGVKTKDGDGDRLAFSSTFICNELLKISVRENFPKSELDEEFFKKHISNWLNGSKDTRKKNLSAKRD, via the exons ATGAAAAGAGATGCCCGGCAAACAAGATCGCAGCCCGGCAATCACGTGGGGATCGGCCGTGGAAGGGGAAGGcccattaattttgaaaattgcaGTTCCGGGCCAGTCGTTGGTGAGGCTCAAGCCTGTCAACGTCCACCAAATCCAAGTGGCAGGGCCACTTTTCACAGAAAAAGATCAGTTTCTCCATTGCCAGGTGTTTCGAATAATTACCATCATGGAACACCTAAACCAGCAGAAGATCAAGCATTAAATAAATCGGCGAAaaaagttgtaaaaaaaacatcaaatcCTACCGTCAAAGCCGCAGTCAATTCTTCAGCCAAATCTGCAGTCAATTCTTCAGCCAAATCCGTGTCAAAAGCTGGCTCGAAATCTAATCATCCCAAACCATCATTGTCACCGG ATATGTTTGATGCATCACCATCACAACCTCAGCAACCTTGTCCGAGTGATGATGATGCAAATGCTCAACAAATAGAATTAAGCAACAGCAGAGACAGCTCATCGGATTCAAGCAAAGAATACTTACCTCAAAAGTACAACAgagaagatgatgatggaacGGGTGATGAAGAAGCTAGTGATGTGGATCAGCAAACAGGTTTTGCTGAGAATGATCGGGACATACCTACATCCAATTTCTCTAGCACACCTAAAACAAATATTAACA AAAGAAGATCTCGACTGGAGTTCGGGCATGATGAAGACGATCAAAGTGAAGCTGCTCCCCAACATGAAAAAATCCGAATAGAATTCAACCAAGACTCTCTTTTAAAACTATTCCAAATGTTACCGAAGATGCACTCCACAATGAACGAGGTTTTACGGCGCCAAGAAAATATGATGAGGCATCTGAAAATGCTTGATCAAAAAATGGAAGCCATCACAAGTAAACTAGCAGGCGTCACAAACAATGCTGGACCATCTGAATCGGAGCAAGTTGCTAGATTGCTTTTAAAACTACCGCTAAACTCAGTTAACGAAATGACTGAATTTGTTGGAGAAATCAATGATGCGATTGCTGATAAAAGCATTACGATTGGGTATTTA AGAAATGCACTGAAACTTGAGGGAGGCTCGACTGCAGAAAAACTCACAATTAACATATTAAAAGCCGTGGTTTCTCTTGAATTAGCCAGGAAATTTACTTATTTTGGAGTAAAAACTAAAGACGGCGACGGTGACAGACTCGCGTTTAGCTCTACCTTTATTTGCAatgaattattaaaaatatctgTTAGGGAAAACTTTCCGAAATCCGAGTTGGAtgaggaattttttaaaaaacatatttcCAATTGGCTGAATGGAAGTAAGGatacgaggaaaaaaaatttaagtgcTAAACgggattga